CCACCGCATCGACCAGCAGGCGGAAGCGATCGTCAGTGAGAGGGCGGTACGGCTCGGGCAGATCAGGCATGGCAGTTTCCGTCGGGTATTTTTTTCATCGAATCGGCGAAACGTTGCAGCGCCGCAGCATTCATCGACCGGGGCTCGGGCCAGTGTGCACCGCCTGCAGCTGTCTGTGTGGAATCGCATGCCTGGCTCGACAACGCAAGGGACAGACGGTTGACCGTGGAAAATATATTTCCGAGCTTTCGATCTAGTGGCACTGCGGGCACAATGCGTACCTTTTTGGCTGGCCCTGCCGGAGACCCTGAAATGATCAAGACGCCGTACTACCTCATCGACAAGCAGAAGCTTTTGAGCAACATGCAGAAGATCGCCTACGTGCGCGAGCAGTCCGGCGCCAAGGCCCTGCTGGCCCTCAAGTGCTTCGCCACCTGGTCGGTGTTCGACCTGATGCAGCAGTACATGGACGGCACCACCTCCTCGTCGCTCTACGAGCTCAAGCTCGGCCGGCAGAAGTTCGAAGGCGAGACCCACGCCTACAGCGTGGCCTGGGCCGACGACGAAATCGAGGAGATGCTCGCCAACTGCGACAAGATCATCTTCAACTCCATCAGCCAGCTGCAGCGCTTTGCCGACGCCAGCGCGGGCAAGGTGCGCGGCCTGCGGGTCAACCCCCAGGTCAGCAGTTCGGACTACCTGCTGGCCGACCCGGCGCGCCCGTTCAGCCGCCTGGGCGAGTGGGACCCGGCCAAGATCGAGCAGGTCATCGAGCAGATCTCCGGCTTCATGTTCCACAACAACTGCGAGAACGGCGACTTCGGCCTGTTCGACCAGATGCTGACCACCATCGAGGAACGCTTCGGCCACCTGCTGCACAAGGTCGAGTGGGTCAGCCTCGGCGGCGGCATCCACTTCACCGGCGAGGACTACGCCCTGGACGCCTTCTGTGCGCGCCTCAAGGCTTTCTCCCAGAAGTACGGCGTGCAGGTCTACCTGGAGCCGGGCGAAGCGGCGATCACCCAGAGCGCCTCCCTGGAAGTGACCGTGCTCGACACCCTGTACAACGGCAAGCACCTGGCCGTGGTGGACAGCTCCATCGAAGCCCACATGCTCGACCTGCTGATCTATCGCCTGAACGCCAAGCTGTCACCAAGCGCGGGCGAACATACCTACATGGTGTGCGGCAAGTCCTGCCTGGCCGGGGATATCTTCGGCGAATACCAATTTGATCGTCCGCTGGCCATCGGCGATCGACTGTCGTTCATTGATGCGGCGGGTTACACCATGGTCAAGAAAAACTGGTTCAACGGTCTGAAAATGCCGTCCATTGTCGTGAAACAACTCGATGGCAGCATCGAGGTGGTACGCGAGTTTGGTTTCGAAGACTACCTGTCCAGCCTTTCCTGAGCGGACAGGTCACGAGGAGAAGTAAATAAATTGAAGAAGAATGTTCTTATCATTGGTGCAGGAGGTGTCGCCAAGGTGGTGGCCCACAAGTGCGCGCAGCACAACGACGAACTCGGTCGTATTGCTATCGCGTCGCGCAACATCTCCAAATGCCAGGCCATCATCGACAGCGTCAAGGCCAAGGGCAGCCTCAAACAGCCCGCTGAAATAAAAGCCTATGCGCTCAACGCGCTGGACATCGAGGCAACCAAGGCGCTGATCCGCGAGACCGAGTCGCAGATCGTCATCAACGTCGGTTCCGCCTTCCTCAACATGTCGGTGCTGCGTGCCTGCATCGATACCGGTGTGGCCTACCTGGACACCGCGATCCACGAAGAACCGGGCAAGATCTGCGAGACCCCGCCCTGGTACGGCAACTACGAGTGGAAGCATCTCGAAGAGTGCCAGCAGAAGAACATCACCGCGATCCTCGGCGTCGGCTTCGACCCGGGCGTGGTCAACGCCTATGCGGCCCTGGCCCAGCAGGAACATTTCGACCGCATCGACTCGATCGACATTCTCGACGTCAATGCCGGTTCCCACGGCAAATATTTCGCCACCAATTTCGACCCGGAAATCAACTTCCGCGAATTCACCGGGCAGGTGTGGAGCTGGCAGGACAGCCAGTGGACCAGCAACACCATGTTCGAAGTCAAGCGTACCGACGACCTGCCTGTGGTCGGCTCGCAAAACCTGTACCTGACCGGCCACGATGAAGTGCACTCGCTGTCGAAGAACCTCGACGTGCCCAACGTGCGGTTCTGGATGAGCTTCGGCGAGCACTACATCAATGTGTTCACCGTGCTGCGCAACCTGGGCCTGCTCTCCGAGCAACCGGTGAAGACCGCCGAAGGCCTGGAAGTGGTGCCGCTCAAAGTGGTCAAGGCCGTGCTGCCTGACCCGGCCTCCCTGGCCCCGGGCTACACCGGCAAGACCTGCATCGGTGACCTGGTCAAGGGCAGCAAGAATGGCCAGCCGCGCGAAGTCTTCATCTACAACGTGGCCGACCACGAAGAAGCCTACGCCGAGACCGACAGCCAGGGCATTTCCTACACCGCCGGCGTACCGCCCGTGGCCGCCGCCCTGCTGGTGGCCCGTGGCGAGTGGGACGTGCAGCGCATGGCCAACGTCGAGGAACTGCCGGCCAAGCCGTTCCTCAAGGCGCTGGACCTGATGGGCCTGCCGACCCGCATCAAGGACGAACAGGGCGACCGCCCATGGGACGCCAAGGCTTGATGCACTAGCCACGACAGGAGGCGCCGATGCAGGCGCCTCCTGCCTGGATGAATGTTTCGTTTGTGCGTCGCTTTTGCGTTTCTGTGCGACAGATCCCACTTCAGGGGCTCCCGCCCTGCTCCTTCGCAGTGTTAGCTTGGCAAGGTTTCTGACTAACAGCTCAGATAATCCTTACCCCCTGCAAAGGAATGCCCTCCGCAATGGATTTTTCTCTCAAGCACCTGGCTGCGGCCACCCTGATGCTCGCCAGCCTGTCGTCCTACACCTCGATCGCCCAGGCCAACATTACCCCGCAACAAAGCGCGGCCATCCTCAAGACCTTCAATGACGCCACGGTCACGGATTTCCGCCAGTTCCTCGGCACCCTGGCCAAGAGCCCGCTGGCCAAGAGCGACCAGCTCGCCCCGACCATCGAGACCTTCCTGGCCAACAAGCCCCTGAACGCCGAACAGCAGAACGAGATCCACCGCCTGCTGGGCCTCTACGCCCGGATCAAGTACGGCAAGGCCGCCACCGAAACCCTGCGCGAACTGGTGGCCATCCCCACCTTCAACATCGACGGCGTGCCGCAGTACAAGAACCCCGAGTTCCTCAAGATCGCCGCCAAGATCCAGGACCTGGCCAAGGCCTTCAACCTGAACTTTCGCAACATCGACAACCGGGTCTACGAGATCTCCCTGGAAGGCAGCGGCGATGAAGTCGTCGGCATCCACGCCCACGCCGACGTGGTGCCGGTGACCCCGGAAAACTGGGTGCTCGAAGACGGCACCCGCCTCGACCCGTTCAAGGTCACCCTGATCGGCGACCGCATGTATGGCCGCGGTACCGAGGACGACAAGAACGGCATCGTGGTAGCGCTCTACGCGATGAAGATCATCAAGGAAGAGAAGCTGCCCCTGGCGCGCAACTTCAAGCTGCTGGTGGACACCACCGAGGAAACCAGCGGCGACGCCATTCCCTACTACTTCGAACACAACCCGACGCCCAACTACAACCTGGCGCTGGACGGCGGCTACCCGGTGGTGATCGCCGAGAAAGGTTACGGCACGGTCATGGCCAGCTTCGCCCGGCGCGCCGCCGAGGGCAAAGGGGCGGAGATCACCCACCTCACCGGTGGCCTGGCCACCAACCAGATCCCCTCGACCTCGGTAGCCACCCTGGTCACCGAGCAGCCCGCGGAACTGGCCGCCAGCCTGCAAAAGGCCGGCGCCGAATATGCCAAGCAGCACGGCGGCAACTTCCAGGTCGCGGCCAAGGTGGTGGGCAAGGATGTGCAACTGACGGTCACCGGCGTCTCGGCCCACTCCTCCGAGCCCGAGTCCGGGGTCAACCCGGTGGCGCGGATGCTGGACTTCATCAACAGCCAGGACGGCAAGATCGCCTTCAAGCACAACGCCTTCACCGATGGTGCCCGCTACGCCGCCGACAACTGGGGCCTGGACTACCTGGGCAACAAGCTGGGTATCGGCTTCTCCGACGACTTCATGGGGCCGCTGACTACCTCCCTGACCCAGGTCAGCGTGGATGACAAGACCTTCAAGCTGGCGGTCAACCTGCGGGTGCCCAAGGGCAAGACCCCGCAAGTGCTGAAGGGCGAAATCACCGACAAGCTGGCGGCCTGGAGCAAGAAGACCCAGGTAGCGGTGAACATCGACACCAAGATCGCCGAACCTATGTACCGCAACCCCGAGGGTGAATGGGTCAAGGCACTGCTGGCGGTGGCCAGCGAGAACCTGGGCATGGCGCACAAGTTCGGCACCTCCGCCGGCGCCACCTCGGTGCACGAGTTGCCCAACGGCGTGCAGTTCGGCCTGGCGCGGCCCGAGGTCAAGTACACCGGCCACACCGACAACGAGTTCAAGACCGTGGAGCAGTTCCTCCTGGACCTGCAGATCGTCACCGAGATGGTCGGCCGCATCGGCCAGTTGCCCAAGCTCTGACCGCCCTCACGGGCCCGCCACCCATGGCGGGCCCGTTCTCCCCTTCCTCCACGCCTCAGCGCGCCGCTGACGTCCAGTCGGGGTCGCTGACATCTCGCAGTACCCCGCCATACCCCTGGTAGAGGTTGCCCTCGGGCAGCAACTGCGCCGTGGCCAGTTGCCGGTGCAGGCCGCCCAGGTGGTAGAACGGCACACGCACATAGAGGTGATGCTCGATGTGGTAGTGGATGGCGTGGGGGCCGAACAGGAAGGTCTGCACGCTGGGCCGTACGATGCTGCGGGCGTTGCGGCTCTGGTCGGCGGCAACCGGCAGGCCGGCATGCTCCATGATGGCTCGTACCCGGCCCAGCAAGGGCAGCAGGGTAATCGCCGGCAACAGCCACAACCCCAGGTACAGCCAGGGGTGGCCGCTCCAGGCCAGCAGGCCGAACAGCAGGCCGTTGCTGACCAGCATGGACAGCACTTCCTCCAGGGCCTGGCGCGGCGACTTGTCGACCCGGGGCATGATCGCGCGGTAGTCACCCCGGGCGAACCTCAAGGCGCTGATGAAGTAGCCCACCCCGCACAGGTCCGCCAGCAGGCGCAGGGCCAGCTTGCCCCGGGGCAAGGGGTAATCCCCCAGGCCGAAGACCGCCACCACCGGGTCGTCATGCTCCATCGGATGCAGGTGATGCTTGAGGTGGCCGGCGCGGTAGGTGCAGAGGGACAGGAACAGCGGGCCGGCGGCCAGCCACTGGCCCAGCCGATCATTGGCTTTCTGCCCGCGCAGCAGCAGGCCGTGGGCGCTCTCGTGCATCAGCACCGCCAGCGCCAACTGGCTGCGGGCGATCAGCAGCGCGGCCAGCAGGTAGGTGACGGGGTGCGGCCAGAGCGCAGCGCAGGCGAACGCGGCGGCGATCAGCCCCCAGTCGGCCAGCAGCGCCAGGCCACCGGTCCAGGGCTTGAGCAGGAACAGCCCCGCATCGGGGGCAAAGGCACGCAGGGCCCGATTCTCTCCGGCACGGGGTTCAGGCTGGGACACGGGCAGGGTTTCCTTGTCGTTGGGTGGCCAGGGCACAGGCCAGGGCCAGGAACAGGCCGCCCGCCACATCGATCAGCGTGTGCTGCTTGAGGGTCAGGGTCGAGAGGCAGATCAGCAGGCCGATGACAGCGCTCAGCTCTTTGCAAGGGCGGCGCCAGAGCGCGCGACAGGCCAGGCAGGTCACGGCCACATGCAGGCTGGGAAAACCGTTGCAGGCCAGGTCCAGCTGCCACATCCGGCCCAGCCGCTGTTGCAGGAAGCCATTGTCGAGGGCGGCGATATCCGGCCTCGGCACATATTCGGGGAACAGCCAGAAGCACAGCAGCCCAACGGCGAAGGCCATGCCGGTGGCATTGCGCAGGGCCCTGAAGCCCTCCTGGCTGGCATAGGCCGCCGCCAGCAGCACAAAGGGAAAGAACAGCACATAGACGAACCAGGACTGGGCGATAAAGGGGATCTGCTCATCCAATGGCGTGACCCAGTTGTAGCGCGGCGTCACCAGGCGCTGCAGCCCCATGAACGCGCCCAGCCCCAACAGCAGGGCGAACACCGCAGCCAGGGCCTGCCGAAGGTTGGCGGCGGCTATCAGGCGCTGCAAGGTGCCGGTCATGGCTGCTGGCCTGGGGCGGGCATGGAGCGGTGACGACTCAAGGCCACGCCCTCACAAGCCGAGCAAGCGGCTGGCCCAGGCATCGATCCGTGCCTGGGCCCGCTGGTTGCCCGAGATCACGTCGGGCGCTGGCGCCGCCACGCTCAATTGCCGCGCCGCCTCGGCCACCTGACGGCGGAAATCGGCAGGGTCGCCGCGCCAGGTCACCACCCGGTGCAGCAACTGCAGTTGCCGGGCCCGGGCGGCGTTGCTGGTCTGTTCCGGCTGGTCGCTCACCACC
The DNA window shown above is from Pseudomonas protegens CHA0 and carries:
- a CDS encoding phosphatase PAP2 family protein; translated protein: MTGTLQRLIAAANLRQALAAVFALLLGLGAFMGLQRLVTPRYNWVTPLDEQIPFIAQSWFVYVLFFPFVLLAAAYASQEGFRALRNATGMAFAVGLLCFWLFPEYVPRPDIAALDNGFLQQRLGRMWQLDLACNGFPSLHVAVTCLACRALWRRPCKELSAVIGLLICLSTLTLKQHTLIDVAGGLFLALACALATQRQGNPARVPA
- a CDS encoding saccharopine dehydrogenase family protein; its protein translation is MKKNVLIIGAGGVAKVVAHKCAQHNDELGRIAIASRNISKCQAIIDSVKAKGSLKQPAEIKAYALNALDIEATKALIRETESQIVINVGSAFLNMSVLRACIDTGVAYLDTAIHEEPGKICETPPWYGNYEWKHLEECQQKNITAILGVGFDPGVVNAYAALAQQEHFDRIDSIDILDVNAGSHGKYFATNFDPEINFREFTGQVWSWQDSQWTSNTMFEVKRTDDLPVVGSQNLYLTGHDEVHSLSKNLDVPNVRFWMSFGEHYINVFTVLRNLGLLSEQPVKTAEGLEVVPLKVVKAVLPDPASLAPGYTGKTCIGDLVKGSKNGQPREVFIYNVADHEEAYAETDSQGISYTAGVPPVAAALLVARGEWDVQRMANVEELPAKPFLKALDLMGLPTRIKDEQGDRPWDAKA
- a CDS encoding dipeptidase — protein: MDFSLKHLAAATLMLASLSSYTSIAQANITPQQSAAILKTFNDATVTDFRQFLGTLAKSPLAKSDQLAPTIETFLANKPLNAEQQNEIHRLLGLYARIKYGKAATETLRELVAIPTFNIDGVPQYKNPEFLKIAAKIQDLAKAFNLNFRNIDNRVYEISLEGSGDEVVGIHAHADVVPVTPENWVLEDGTRLDPFKVTLIGDRMYGRGTEDDKNGIVVALYAMKIIKEEKLPLARNFKLLVDTTEETSGDAIPYYFEHNPTPNYNLALDGGYPVVIAEKGYGTVMASFARRAAEGKGAEITHLTGGLATNQIPSTSVATLVTEQPAELAASLQKAGAEYAKQHGGNFQVAAKVVGKDVQLTVTGVSAHSSEPESGVNPVARMLDFINSQDGKIAFKHNAFTDGARYAADNWGLDYLGNKLGIGFSDDFMGPLTTSLTQVSVDDKTFKLAVNLRVPKGKTPQVLKGEITDKLAAWSKKTQVAVNIDTKIAEPMYRNPEGEWVKALLAVASENLGMAHKFGTSAGATSVHELPNGVQFGLARPEVKYTGHTDNEFKTVEQFLLDLQIVTEMVGRIGQLPKL
- a CDS encoding fatty acid desaturase family protein, with the protein product MSQPEPRAGENRALRAFAPDAGLFLLKPWTGGLALLADWGLIAAAFACAALWPHPVTYLLAALLIARSQLALAVLMHESAHGLLLRGQKANDRLGQWLAAGPLFLSLCTYRAGHLKHHLHPMEHDDPVVAVFGLGDYPLPRGKLALRLLADLCGVGYFISALRFARGDYRAIMPRVDKSPRQALEEVLSMLVSNGLLFGLLAWSGHPWLYLGLWLLPAITLLPLLGRVRAIMEHAGLPVAADQSRNARSIVRPSVQTFLFGPHAIHYHIEHHLYVRVPFYHLGGLHRQLATAQLLPEGNLYQGYGGVLRDVSDPDWTSAAR
- a CDS encoding carboxynorspermidine decarboxylase, which produces MIKTPYYLIDKQKLLSNMQKIAYVREQSGAKALLALKCFATWSVFDLMQQYMDGTTSSSLYELKLGRQKFEGETHAYSVAWADDEIEEMLANCDKIIFNSISQLQRFADASAGKVRGLRVNPQVSSSDYLLADPARPFSRLGEWDPAKIEQVIEQISGFMFHNNCENGDFGLFDQMLTTIEERFGHLLHKVEWVSLGGGIHFTGEDYALDAFCARLKAFSQKYGVQVYLEPGEAAITQSASLEVTVLDTLYNGKHLAVVDSSIEAHMLDLLIYRLNAKLSPSAGEHTYMVCGKSCLAGDIFGEYQFDRPLAIGDRLSFIDAAGYTMVKKNWFNGLKMPSIVVKQLDGSIEVVREFGFEDYLSSLS